The region GGAATGGATGAAGGATGCTTCGTCCAGCATCGGCTTTTATTGAGCCGCCGGGGAACTGTGGCGGAATAGCAAGTACTTGAGGGAGCCGTGAGGCTCCCTTTTGTTCGTAATGTTCAGGAAATGATGACGGGGAGGTGCTTTGGCCGAATGTATGTTGAAAACAACATACAATGTGCTTGGACGCAGGCATGTGGCCAAAATGTATGTGGAAAACAGTATACATTCGGTGCGACCCCCTTATCCCGGAGTCCTCCGTATCAAATCAGTACTTATCGTAGATATGCTCTTTATTTCGCTTTTTCTCTCGGCCAGAAGAAGCGGGAGCGGTCTTCTTGGGTCAGGACCCACTCCGCAAACGTAGCTGGCGGCATGTTCCGAAGGCTCGTATGCATTCTGCGGTTGTTGTAAAAGTCCATGTACCGGTCCACCGCTTCATAGGCCTCTTCGAACGTGTCGAATGCCTCTTTGCGGAACAAATCCCGGTCAATATTACTGTGGAACGATTCAATAAAAGCGTTTAAATCCGGCGTTCGAGGCGGAATGCGTTCATGGGTCATTTCCCAGCTTTCACACATGTCGCCAAACAGGTGGCTGACGAACTGTGGGCCGTTGTCGGTGCGGATCACCGGGCGTACGCTGCCAGGGGCGCAGTGTTGCTCCATGGCGCGTCCCAGCGTCTGGCAGGCGTGCTTGGCCTCACACGACGATCCGCGGTGGTAGCCGACGATGACACGGGTAAACACATCGATAATGCTCAGGACAAAGAAATGCCGGTCCCGGCCCGCCACGTACCCGTACTTAATGTCCATCTGCCAGAGCTGGCCTGCT is a window of Paenibacillus sp. FSL H3-0469 DNA encoding:
- a CDS encoding IS3 family transposase; amino-acid sequence: MFIKQGYSAALVLRLIGLAESTYYDRKKRKSQDAQAVLQGRGRPVPGYSLTESGAKISDEEIQEWLLELIAGEEHVYGYKLLAKCLWNQHRLKLNHKKSYRLCQALDILQPQRHKRFKHPRKLPENRVITGAGQLWQMDIKYGYVAGRDRHFFVLSIIDVFTRVIVGYHRGSSCEAKHACQTLGRAMEQHCAPGSVRPVIRTDNGPQFVSHLFGDMCESWEMTHERIPPRTPDLNAFIESFHSNIDRDLFRKEAFDTFEEAYEAVDRYMDFYNNRRMHTSLRNMPPATFAEWVLTQEDRSRFFWPREKAK